A window from Haloplanus rubicundus encodes these proteins:
- a CDS encoding N-6 DNA methylase — MTTLLEPEHREHVTDPLDHISQQTGASPYQVFSDWISMAVASFSGDEDVYQKPLDRYRNDGRDEETVRALATLHANALGGLVFAVEETREDVLGGVYEHYGLTSEHFAQYFTPGAVSRAMAQMNLPDSKSIREATPEEPLVLGDVSGCGSGRLIVDSAHRLRDLAPETPAVYLGYDKDPLCAKMAVLNFVLNDMTGYVLLGDALKLDARRVWFISTAQLVRGDYPVRELDSGERDRVLARFFHVPVADDLDNETNAGAAQEEPDIEPEPEVDAEPTPEEPTPAPNLDVALDPNETSQAGFDEFA, encoded by the coding sequence ATGACGACACTTCTAGAACCCGAACACCGCGAACACGTCACTGACCCGCTTGACCACATCAGTCAGCAGACGGGCGCATCCCCTTATCAGGTCTTCTCCGATTGGATCAGTATGGCGGTCGCCAGCTTCTCCGGCGACGAAGACGTCTACCAGAAACCGCTCGACCGGTATCGAAATGATGGTCGGGACGAGGAGACGGTTCGAGCGCTTGCGACGCTGCACGCCAACGCTCTCGGGGGTCTCGTCTTTGCGGTGGAGGAAACTCGAGAAGATGTCCTCGGCGGTGTTTACGAACATTACGGTCTGACAAGCGAGCATTTCGCCCAGTACTTCACGCCCGGAGCAGTGAGCCGAGCGATGGCCCAGATGAACCTCCCTGATTCCAAGAGTATCCGTGAGGCAACGCCGGAGGAGCCGCTCGTTCTCGGTGATGTCTCCGGGTGCGGGAGCGGTCGACTCATCGTCGACAGTGCCCATCGACTCCGGGACCTCGCACCAGAGACTCCAGCCGTCTATCTCGGATACGACAAAGATCCTCTCTGCGCGAAGATGGCCGTACTCAACTTCGTGCTCAACGATATGACCGGGTACGTCCTCCTCGGTGACGCCCTGAAACTCGACGCCCGCCGGGTTTGGTTCATCAGCACCGCCCAGCTCGTCCGAGGCGACTATCCCGTACGAGAACTCGATTCCGGCGAGCGTGACCGTGTCCTCGCCCGTTTTTTTCATGTGCCAGTTGCCGATGACCTTGACAACGAGACCAACGCCGGCGCCGCACAAGAAGAGCCGGACATCGAGCCCGAGCCGGAGGTCGACGCGGAACCGACACCCGAAGAACCAACACCTGCCCCGAACCTCGACGTCGCGCTCGATCCGAATGAGACCTCCCAGGCTGGTTTTGACGAGTTTGCATGA
- a CDS encoding DUF5615 family PIN-like protein produces the protein MRWAFFIDANLEPRTAEILGKEGYRAEYSDYVLDEDADDEVDILPYVQQEELIIVTADIKNFAPLADSRHEGLLLVNNQRASAYAIANAILNIVDAYGSPTNMLGKVETLDPWIQE, from the coding sequence ATGCGGTGGGCATTTTTTATCGACGCAAACCTCGAACCGCGTACCGCTGAAATTCTCGGAAAAGAAGGCTACCGGGCCGAGTACTCTGATTACGTACTCGACGAGGACGCTGACGATGAGGTCGATATACTCCCCTACGTCCAACAGGAAGAACTGATAATTGTGACCGCGGACATCAAGAACTTCGCGCCGCTTGCCGACTCCCGGCACGAAGGGCTTCTGTTGGTGAATAACCAGCGAGCCTCAGCGTACGCGATTGCGAATGCTATTCTCAACATCGTCGATGCTTACGGATCTCCAACCAATATGCTCGGGAAAGTCGAAACCCTTGACCCGTGGATTCAGGAATGA
- a CDS encoding DUF433 domain-containing protein: protein MQDILNEPHIEGRRVPVLTIVERVEGRGLAPQTVADRHNLDISEVYAALLYYHDHPREFENLRREREQIMADLKDEITRPEGVTPPDRE, encoded by the coding sequence GTGCAGGACATACTCAACGAACCGCACATTGAGGGTCGGCGCGTGCCAGTCCTGACTATCGTCGAGCGGGTCGAAGGTCGTGGACTCGCACCTCAAACCGTCGCAGACCGCCATAACCTCGATATTTCGGAGGTGTACGCTGCACTGCTATACTATCATGACCATCCTCGAGAGTTCGAGAACCTGCGACGCGAACGGGAGCAAATCATGGCTGATCTAAAGGATGAGATTACCCGACCCGAGGGCGTCACTCCACCGGACAGAGAATAG
- a CDS encoding zinc finger domain-containing protein: MTISCNRDGCDRTWPRDPVLEVECPSCGASIGTKCKRPSGHGGNFVHPHGRRDCLAVDEGHYGTCPLDICAESLEDMDRPDTPIDERGEPTEQASIGPF, from the coding sequence ATGACTATTTCCTGCAATCGCGACGGTTGTGACCGAACGTGGCCCCGCGACCCCGTCCTCGAAGTGGAGTGCCCGTCGTGTGGCGCTTCCATCGGTACGAAATGCAAGCGCCCGTCGGGCCACGGCGGAAATTTCGTTCATCCGCATGGAAGGCGCGACTGCCTCGCCGTCGACGAAGGTCACTACGGAACGTGTCCACTCGATATCTGCGCTGAATCGCTCGAAGATATGGACCGCCCGGATACGCCTATCGACGAGAGGGGGGAACCCACCGAACAAGCTTCGATCGGCCCATTTTGA